A portion of the Paenibacillus marchantiae genome contains these proteins:
- a CDS encoding ABC transporter substrate-binding protein, which translates to MKTWKKSFSCVLGAALCLSLVLSACSGDSSTTTNTPSASAPEASDVFTPVGEYPIVNTPMTIKMFAPQYAVIENMETNTFTKYLQDKTNIQIKWDLVPEKALNDRKQLMLASGDYPEVILHGSLTKEEQMKYGKEGVFIPLNDLIDKYAPNFKKAMAELPYLESSITSPDGNIYALPQVNECYHCNYAQKLWINQSWLEKLGLKMPSTTDEFYEVLKAFKENDPNGNGIKDEIPLTGADDMWAGNVASFLMNSFIIDDQVDKDNGTFLQVKDGKVDFVANKEEWKQGLLYLNKLYTEGLIDPASFTQNSDAIQQLGNRQDANVIGSITTALISYAHSPDDKHPRHKEYVTVPPLKGPNGVQQEGYFAGVSVSQMAITNKATDEQKIAAIRLADYLYTEEAIVNQEHGPEGEGWRKAEEGELGMDGKPATYAIISDGETKITYNDRWDQLGPSLRTYQYRDSWAALQDPLAEGAYEVRLKRESAKYEPFQSKENYPSSVFIALEDTQVAAQLKTSIRDYVKSNMAQFITGSKDIEKEWDSYVKGLDGLQLGQYIEIYQKAIDTK; encoded by the coding sequence ATGAAAACATGGAAAAAGTCATTCTCTTGCGTCCTCGGAGCTGCACTCTGTTTATCACTCGTCTTGAGCGCCTGTAGCGGGGATTCGAGCACAACTACGAATACACCTTCTGCTAGTGCACCAGAAGCAAGCGACGTGTTTACGCCCGTTGGAGAATATCCGATTGTCAATACGCCCATGACGATCAAAATGTTTGCTCCGCAGTACGCCGTCATAGAGAATATGGAAACCAATACATTCACGAAATACCTCCAGGACAAGACGAATATTCAAATAAAATGGGATCTCGTACCCGAAAAAGCGCTAAACGACCGCAAACAATTGATGCTGGCAAGCGGTGATTATCCTGAAGTAATTTTGCATGGGAGCTTAACCAAAGAAGAGCAGATGAAGTACGGCAAAGAGGGTGTGTTTATTCCACTGAACGACTTGATTGATAAATATGCGCCTAACTTCAAAAAAGCAATGGCTGAACTGCCGTACCTGGAAAGCTCTATCACTTCACCGGACGGCAACATTTATGCTCTTCCGCAAGTGAACGAGTGTTATCACTGCAACTATGCACAGAAGCTATGGATCAATCAGTCTTGGCTGGAGAAGCTTGGGTTAAAAATGCCGTCAACAACGGACGAGTTTTATGAAGTACTAAAAGCTTTTAAAGAAAATGATCCGAACGGTAATGGTATAAAAGACGAAATTCCGCTTACCGGCGCTGACGACATGTGGGCAGGGAACGTCGCTTCCTTCTTGATGAATTCGTTTATCATCGACGATCAGGTGGACAAAGACAACGGGACTTTTCTCCAGGTAAAGGACGGCAAAGTGGATTTCGTCGCCAATAAGGAAGAATGGAAGCAGGGATTATTGTACCTGAACAAGCTCTATACGGAAGGCCTGATCGATCCAGCATCATTCACACAGAACTCCGATGCCATCCAGCAGTTGGGCAACCGTCAAGACGCGAATGTGATTGGCAGCATTACAACCGCTCTAATCAGTTACGCCCACAGCCCCGATGACAAACACCCGCGCCATAAAGAGTATGTCACCGTGCCTCCCCTTAAAGGACCGAACGGTGTGCAGCAAGAAGGATACTTTGCGGGAGTAAGTGTGTCGCAAATGGCTATTACGAACAAAGCGACCGATGAACAGAAAATCGCCGCAATCCGTTTGGCCGACTATTTATATACAGAAGAAGCCATTGTGAATCAAGAGCATGGTCCAGAAGGTGAAGGATGGCGCAAAGCAGAGGAAGGCGAGCTGGGTATGGACGGCAAACCGGCAACTTATGCAATTATTTCTGATGGTGAAACCAAAATTACGTATAACGATCGCTGGGATCAGCTTGGACCGTCCCTCCGCACATACCAGTATCGTGACTCATGGGCAGCTCTGCAGGATCCGCTTGCTGAAGGCGCTTACGAGGTTCGTCTGAAGCGTGAATCAGCCAAATATGAGCCGTTCCAATCGAAGGAGAATTATCCGTCCAGCGTATTCATAGCATTGGAAGACACTCAGGTTGCGGCTCAACTAAAAACATCAATCCGAGATTACGTCAAGTCAAACATGGCTCAGTTTATTACGGGCAGCAAGGACATCGAGAAAGAATGGGATTCTTATGTAAAAGGTCTGGATGGTCTGCAACTTGGTCAGTATATAGAAATTTACCAGAAGGCAATTGATACGAAATAA